A window of Gloeomargarita sp. SKYB120 genomic DNA:
GCCTCCAGCAGAAGCTGCCAAGTTAGTGGTTAGGGCGATATGACCAATCGCTGCGGGATCAGCAGCCATCGTGGAACCGGGATTAAACCCGAACCAGCCTAACCAGAGAATCAAACACCCCAGCGTGGCAAAGCCCAAATTGTGCCCTGGAATCGCGTTAATCCCCGATTCACTGTACTTGCCAATCCGTGGTCCAAGTAACGCCGCTCCCATCAAGGCTGCCCAGCCGCCCACCGAATGCACCACCGTGGAGCCAGCAAAGTCCCAGAAGCCCAGGTCAGCCAGGAACCCACCACCCCAGACCCAGTGACCGCCAATCGAGTAGATAAAGCCCACCAGAATGAAACTGAAAAACAGGAAGTCAATGAACTTAATCCGCTCGGCGACCGCCCCGGAAACAATCGTAGCCGCTGTCCCCGCAAACGCCACTTGGAATAGGAACTTCGCAGCTAGAGGCACGCCTGTCCAGTTGAGGGAACTAAAGACACCCTTGTAGTCATCTCCCGTTGCCGGACTGTTGTCGGGACCGGCCAGGAAAAAGCCGTTCAAGCCCAAGAACTCATTGCCGTCGCCGAACATGAAAGCAAACCCAAAAATCCAAAACGCCAGGGTGCTAATTGCAAACACAATCAGGTTTTTTGCCAGGATATTCACCGCATTTTTCTGGCGGCAGAATCCCGATTCCACCATCGCGAACCCGGCGTTCATAAAAATGACCAAAAAGGCGCACAGCAGTACCCAAACGGTATCTACCGCCACCTTGACATTACTGGCTTGTTCTGTCACCTCCTTCAGATTTTTCTCAAGGCCACTGAGGTCAACCGCCGGCGGGGCTGGGGTTTGTGCGGCCACCATTGTGCCCCAGGCGACGACCCCCAGGATCAACAGGGGTAAATACAGATAACCTAGCAGGGTCAACCAACCCCGGGGAATGGAAAACTGCGTAAACCGTAACTTACGCGGACTGAGACGAAAGCGACGAGGCTTCCAACGAACAACTGGCATGGGTCAAACTCCTAATGAAAAACTACATCCGGTCCTAGCCATCAGACCCCAACCTCCAGGCACCGGAACCAGTGATCCCCGCGCCTGGTCTCCTCTGACTGCGGAACACCGGTTTGCGTCGTCACGTCTTCCCTTTATTAGGGAACAGATGGTGACTCAGCATTTGTATCGTAGATAACAGTTTTCCGGAGCCTTAATCGCGTTGCTTGAGGGCGCGTTCAATTTCCCGCTTCTGCTCTCGCTCTTTGAGTGCCTGGCGCTTGTCGTGGAGTTTTCGCCCGCGGGCCAGACCTAGCAAAACTTTGGCCCAGTCGCCCTTGAAGTACATCTTCAGCGGCACTAGGGTCAACCCTTTTTGTTCCACTTTGCCCAGGAGCTTTCGCAGTTCCGCCCGGTGCAGGAGCAACTTGCGGGTGCGGCGGGGGTCGTGGTTGAAGTAGGTGCTAGCGGTTTCGTAGGGCGAAATGTGCACGTTCATCAAGTACAACTCCCCGTCTTTGAAGCGGGCAAAGCCATCGCGCAAATTCACTTTCCCAGCCCGCACCGATTTCACTTCTGTGCCTTTGAGTTCGATGCCACACTCGTAGGTTTCCAGAATGTCGTACAAATGACGGGCTTCCCGGTTTTCACTGACCACTTTCACGGTCGTCATCGGCTGAGTGCGGAATCCTTACTATAGCACGTCTATGGCTGAGCTTCCTTGTTTTCAGGGAGATGGCAGGAAAACCAAAGATAGGGCTGCGCCCTGCGGCCCCAAGGCATGACAGAAATTCAATTACCAGCCCAGGATAGTGGGTAGAGCCGTGGCTGAACGTGCTGCAGGCGTCCATCCCACCCGCGTTTCCACGGCAAACGTGGCCATGGTCGTCCCGCCAAAGCCGTATCCTAAGGTACTCGCGCGCAGGCGGATATGTTCTCCTTCAAACCAGAGCCGTTCCTGGGAGCGGAGCGTGGCGTATTCGGTGGTCAAGGTCATGGCGCCGGTTTCATCCATCTGGTACAGGCCGGCTACTGGACTTTTCTCGGCATAGCCAACTTCCCGCAACAGGCGCCCGGAGCGCTCATCCGCAGGAATCAATACCATCACGGTGCTGCCGTTTTGCTGCTCGCCTTCCCGGTCCCAGCCCATGACACCTTGCCACTCGACACGGGAGGCGCCGCTGGCTTGGGTAGGGGAACACTGGTGCTGGGCGCAGACGGCTTGGACCGCCGGGTCATCCAAGGGGAGGGTAGTAACCCAAATGCGCGATTGACCTAGCTCCGTTTGCCGGAACGCCAGGTGGTGCGTGACCCGCTGGGAGTGCCATACACCGTCGCTGCGGGCAAAAAAGTCCCGTGCGTTCATCCCTACCCCGTATCGCTGCTAGGCTACGTGATGTCGTCTTTTTCAATGTACACAAACAGAAAGGCCATCGCGACGGCGGGCAAGATGATCCCGACAAGGGGCACCAGAATCGGCGGTAAAAACGAAGCTGCCATATTCACTCCACAACGCAGACACTTGCCACTGTAGGGCATCTCTTCCGCCCAGGCGACCGCTGTGTAATGTTTTGTGATGTTTGGGAATTAACGCAACCTTTACCCGCAGCGCCTACGCTAGAAGAATGACCCGCTCACAGGAGAAGGGGCCTATGACCAGCGGGCCGTCCTCGCCGGAGCATCTCCCGTTTCGTCGGCAGGTGCGCCATCTCGAGCAGAACGTTCTGCGCATGGGGGCGTTGGTGGAGCATTCGTTTCGGTTGTGTCACCAGGCGTTGATGGGTCGGAATCTCGCTGCGGCGGAGGAAATTCCCCTGCTGGACCAGCAAATTGACCGGTTTTATCGCCAGATTGAAGTGGACTGCTTGCGGATGATGGCGACAGCTCCCCCCCTAGCCCAGGATATGCGGATGCTGGGGGCGTTTATGCAGTTGGTGCGGGACTTAGAACGGATTGGCGACTACGCCGAGGACTTGGGCGAGATTGCCATCCGGCTGTTTCCCTACCCGGTGCATGGGTGTATGGCGGACATTCAACAGATGTCGCACCAGGCGCAACGGATGCTGGCGACCAGTCTGGTGGCGCTGGCGGACTTGGATGCCACCGTAGGCCAACAGGTGAAGGAAATGGACGAAGTCGTGGACCAGCTCTACACCAAGGTGTACCAGCAACTCG
This region includes:
- the psaI gene encoding photosystem I reaction center subunit VIII; amino-acid sequence: MAASFLPPILVPLVGIILPAVAMAFLFVYIEKDDIT
- the smpB gene encoding SsrA-binding protein SmpB; amino-acid sequence: MTTVKVVSENREARHLYDILETYECGIELKGTEVKSVRAGKVNLRDGFARFKDGELYLMNVHISPYETASTYFNHDPRRTRKLLLHRAELRKLLGKVEQKGLTLVPLKMYFKGDWAKVLLGLARGRKLHDKRQALKEREQKREIERALKQRD
- the phoU gene encoding phosphate signaling complex protein PhoU is translated as MTSGPSSPEHLPFRRQVRHLEQNVLRMGALVEHSFRLCHQALMGRNLAAAEEIPLLDQQIDRFYRQIEVDCLRMMATAPPLAQDMRMLGAFMQLVRDLERIGDYAEDLGEIAIRLFPYPVHGCMADIQQMSHQAQRMLATSLVALADLDATVGQQVKEMDEVVDQLYTKVYQQLAETSLAELANQSPPPARLEPYLLLALVIRHLERMADHATNIGQRVAFIITGQR
- a CDS encoding phycobiliprotein lyase, giving the protein MNARDFFARSDGVWHSQRVTHHLAFRQTELGQSRIWVTTLPLDDPAVQAVCAQHQCSPTQASGASRVEWQGVMGWDREGEQQNGSTVMVLIPADERSGRLLREVGYAEKSPVAGLYQMDETGAMTLTTEYATLRSQERLWFEGEHIRLRASTLGYGFGGTTMATFAVETRVGWTPAARSATALPTILGW